The genome window GTTCTTCCTGAATGCTCATTGCATGACACCACTATTCACTACAGATTTTGGACTTTGGTCTTTCTCGATATTGTTAATGAAATTAGTTTCTGTGTATTTCATGTACAATAGAAATTATAATAATGATTTGAGTTGTTGTCTGTTTCATTTAAACAAACATCAATTCTGACCAATCTCAAGTTTTCAAATGATTTTTCCATAATGCCAAAATGTTTTCATAATTCAATGTTTGATCATCCTGATCACACGCTAGGATATACCATTACACCATCATAGAAATCCAATGAACCTTATTAGAAAAGGACATAGAAAATCTCATCGAGGAGTCATAGGCGTAGAGTCTGCCATAGTTATGATAGCATTCGTAATCGTAGCAGCCGCTTTAGCTTTTGTCGTTCTCAACATGGGTTTCTCTACAACACAGAAAGCAAAGACTACAATCGTGTCAAGCTTGAGTGAAGCAAGCAGTGCCCTACAAGTTGCTGGCAAAGTAACTGCAATTGGCGATATTACTCTATCTAATATCAGAGTTGTATCAATCCCAATCAAAGTAGCATCAGGCGGTGACTCTGTTAATTTACAGAACACCACTGCGTCTATCAAGTACATGAGCAACTCTAAAGAATACGACAACATCTATTCTTCGGCACTATCTGGCTCTGCATTCAGCACATACTCTAATGTCACACAGGCATTTACTGCAGCAAACAGTAACTTGGCCCATTTTGACAATGGAAACCCTGTTACATCTGCATCTGCTGCTCCAGATAACACCAAGGCAATCATCTATTGGTCAGTTCGCACAAACACTAATGCAATCTTGGACCAGGGTGAGCACGCAAATGTGGCAATTGCATATAGAATAGAGGACAAGCCGTCAGCACTAGATAAAATCAGGGTTGAAGTCATCGTTCCAACAGGAGCTGCTCTGACAGTTGAGAGGCAAATCCCATCTATCACTACTTCTGTAGTGGATCTTGGATAAACAAGACCCTACAGAACATCTTTTTCTTATTTTCTTTAAACTAGTCTTACTGAATCAAAATGTTGTATTGTAGTTTGTTCGATCATCATGAACAGGCTATACAATAAAGATAAATGAATACGATGTTTCACTGTGAGATTATTCTCATCCCATCGAGGAGTTTCAGGCCTAGAGGCTGCAATTATTACAATTGTAATCGTAATCGTAGCAGCCGCTTTAGCTTTTGTCGTTCTCAACATGGGTTTCTCTACAACACAGAAAGCAAAGACTACAATCGTGTCAAGCTTGAGTGAAGCAAGCAGTGCCCTACAAGTTGCTGGCAATGTTATTGGAATAGGCGATACCACTCTATCTAATATCAGAGTTGTATCAATCCCAATCAAAGTAGCATCAGGCGGTGACTCTGTTAATTTACAGAACACCACTGCGTCTATCAAGTACATGAGCAACTCTAAAGAAT of Candidatus Nitrosotenuis sp. DW1 contains these proteins:
- a CDS encoding archaellin/type IV pilin N-terminal domain-containing protein, with protein sequence MNLIRKGHRKSHRGVIGVESAIVMIAFVIVAAALAFVVLNMGFSTTQKAKTTIVSSLSEASSALQVAGKVTAIGDITLSNIRVVSIPIKVASGGDSVNLQNTTASIKYMSNSKEYDNIYSSALSGSAFSTYSNVTQAFTAANSNLAHFDNGNPVTSASAAPDNTKAIIYWSVRTNTNAILDQGEHANVAIAYRIEDKPSALDKIRVEVIVPTGAALTVERQIPSITTSVVDLG